One Papaver somniferum cultivar HN1 unplaced genomic scaffold, ASM357369v1 unplaced-scaffold_76, whole genome shotgun sequence genomic window carries:
- the LOC113344357 gene encoding pectinesterase/pectinesterase inhibitor-like — translation MASEAPYTNNDRQPLLEHQVTKSLATCSSSQKLLYVILSFAAIISATLVLFRHSSSDIQFSSSSIVVTFHLCDGRFQSKASCFAMLTESINGDGLIGKSSVFSDSDFLQIFLEKSVSRISNTMELVDGFNRLSNDLKDQGALRNCIELMDSSIDRVNDSVAALKKSTRSNQVLLNDAHIWLSDVLTNHVTCLDGINEANDCLDGISEANELGEWIRVPIEMELKDLIARAGISLAVITEISLSSNSNEETTSWLASKTLELPVVFGRWLRVRVLIKLYFA, via the coding sequence ATGGCATCAGAAGccccatacacaaataatgatcGTCAACCCTTATTAGAGCATCAAGTTACAAAAAGCCTAGCAActtgttcttcttctcaaaaactaTTATACGTCATTCTCTCTTTTGCTGCAATAATATCAGCAACTCTTGTACTCTTTAGACACTCATCAAGTGATATCCAATTCTCATCATCATCTATTGTTGTTACTTTTCACTTATGTGATGGCAGGTTCCAAAGCAAAGCCTCATGTTTTGCCATGCTTACTGAATCAATTAATGGAGATGGATTAATTGGAAAATCAAGTGTATTCAGCGACTCTGattttcttcaaattttcttggaAAAATCTGTTTCACGTATCTCTAATACTATGGAACTTGTTGACGGTTTTAACCGTCTTTCTAATGATTTAAAAGATCAAGGAGCTCTGAGAAATTGTATCGAGTTAATGGATTCTTCTATTGATCGAGTGAATGACTCAGTTGCGGCTCTTAAAAAAAGCACCCGGTCAAATCAGGTATTACTCAATGATGCCCATATTTGGCTAAGTGATGTGCTCACTAACCATGTAACCTGCTTAGATGGAATTAATGAGGCAAATGACTGCTTAGATGGAATTAGTGAGGCAAATGAACTCGGTGAATGGATTCGAGTCCCTATAGAAATGGAATTGAAAGACTTGATAGCCAGGGCAGGAATTTCTTTAGCTGTGATAACTGAGATTTCACTTTCttcaaattcaaatgaagaaactACCAGCTGGCTTGCATCGAAAACCCTGGAACTTCCTGTAGTATTTGGGCGGTGGTTGAGAGTTAGAGTTTTGATTAAACTCTATTTTGCATAA
- the LOC113344469 gene encoding cation/H(+) antiporter 18-like: MASNATKPVCPPPMKATSNGAFQGDSPLDFAVPLLIMQICLVLVLTRFIAYLLRPLKQPRVVAEIIGGILLGPSALGRNKTYLDAVFPKRSLTVLDTLANIGLIFFMFLVGLEMDPKSLSRTGKRILSISLAGISVPFALGIGTSFVLKNTISKDVDGLPFFIFMGVAFSITAFPVLARILAELKLLTTDVGRMAMSAAAVDDVTAWILLALAVALSSSGHSPIVALWVLFCGCGFVAGAIVIFRPLFAWMAKRTHEGEPVGETYICATLGAVLAAAFLTDVIGIHALFGAFVLGILVPKEGPLGVSLVEKVEDLVSGLFLPLYFASSGLKTNVATIQGIQSWGLLVLVIFTACFGKLVGVIGVSRACKVPWRESITLGVLMNSKGLVELIVLNIGKDRKVLNDQTFAIMVLMALFTTFITTPIVMIIYKPSKRAGLMGDDYKNRTIETIDVSTQLRILACFHSTKNIPTMINLIEASRGSGRQEGLCVYALHLTELSERSSAILMVHKARQNGLPFWNKGRKDSDHIVVAFDTFHQLSHVSIRPMTSISGLSNMHEDICASAESKKAAMIILPFHKHQRVDGALENTRTDFRWVNHKVLQNAPCSVGILVDRSLGGASQVSASNVSSSITVIFFGGRDDREALAYGVRMAEHPGIKLTVIHITMQLESGGEIAVIEMNEGSNTESRLLDEKVLTEFEMQIPQNPSLKYEKRLLRNSAEVVAVVQEFSKCSLYLVGRMQTGVVQPLLSGSGDCPELGTIGSLLVSPDLSTTASVLVVQQYYNQPPSDLAVVSED, encoded by the exons ATGGCGTCTAATGCTACCAAACCTGTTTGTCCGCCTCCAATGAAGGCAACATCTAATGGAGCTTTCCAAGGGGACAGTCCGCTAGATTTTGCGGTTCCTCTTCTCATCATGCAGATATGCCTTGTGCTTGTTCTTACTCGgtttattgcttatcttttaaGGCCCCTAAAGCAGCCTCGTGTGGTTGCTGAGATCATT GGTGGTATATTGCTCGGGCCTTCAGCTCTAGGTCGTAATAAGACATACCTGGATGCAGTTTTTCCTAAACGAAGCCTTACAGTGTTAGATACTTTAGCCAACATCGGTCTCATCTTCTTTATGTTCTTAGTTGGTTTAGAAATGGACCCAAAATCTCTGTCTCGGACTGGAAAACGAATTCTCAGTATATCTCTTGCTGGAATTTCGGTACCATTTGCTTTAGGAATTGGAACATCATTTGTCCTTAAGAATACAATATCAAAAGACGTTGACGGTCTACCGTTTTTCATATTTATGGGCGTAGCCTTTTCAATTACTGCCTTCCCTGTCTTAGCCCGTATTCTAGCGGAGCTCAAACTCCTCACGACGGATGTAGGTAGGATGGCTATGTCAGCTGCTGCAGTTGACGACGTGACTGCCTGGATCCTACTTGCCCTTGCTGTTGCTCTTTCTAGCTCAGGTCACTCCCCGATTGTGGCACTTTGGGTTCTTTTCTGTGGCTGTGGATTTGTTGCAGGAGCAATTGTCATATTCCGACCACTCTTTGCATGGATGGCTAAACGTACCCATGAAGGTGAACCTGTTGGAGAAACTTACATTTGTGCCACCTTGGGCGCTGTTCTTGCAGCTGCATTTTTGACCGACGTTATTGGCATCCATGCTCTCTTTGGTGCGTTTGTCCTTGGAATTCTTGTGCCAAAAGAAGGGCCATTAGGTGTCTCTCTAGTTGAAAAGGTTGAAGATTTGGTATCTGGCCTTTTCCTTCCGTTgtattttgcttcaagtggtttGAAAACTAATGTGGCCACTATTCAAGGGATTCAATCTTGGGGTCTTCTTGTCTTGGTTATATTCACAGCTTGTTTTGGGAAGCTTGTTGGTGTTATTGGGGTTTCCCGTGCTTGTAAGGTCCCTTGGCGTGAATCTATTACTTTGGGCGTTCTCATGAACAGTAAAGGTTTGGTGGAACTCATCGTCCTTAACATTGGCAAAGACCGAAAG GTGTTGAATGATCAAACTTTTGCCATCATGGTTCTGATGGCTCTGTTCACAACCTTCATCACAACACCTATCGTTATGATTATATATAAACCATCGAAAAGGGCAGGCCTGATGGGAGATGACTACAAGAATAGAACGATAGAGACCATAGACGTCAGTACCCAGCTTCGGATCTTGGCATGCTTCCATAGTACAAAGAATATCCCTACAATGATAAATCTCATTGAGGCGTCTCGTGGCAGTGGAAGACAGGAAGGTTTATGTGTTTATGCATTGCACTTAACAGAACTCTCTGAGAGATCGTCTGCAATTCTCATGGTACACAAGGCACGGCAAAATGGATTACCATTTTGGAATAAAGGGAGGAAAGACTCAGACCACATTGTCGTCGCCTTTGATACTTTCCATCAGTTGAGTCATGTCTCTATCAGACCAATGACATCCATCTCTGGTCTGTCGAATATGCACGAGGATATCTGTGCTAGTGCCGAAAGTAAGAAAGCAGCAATGATTATCCTCCCATTTCACAAGCACCAAAGAGTAGATGGGGCCCTGGAAAATACACGTACAGATTTTCGGTGGGTAAAtcacaaggttctccaaaatgcACCGTGCTCTGTAGGTATCCTTGTCGACCGTAGCCTTGGTGGGGCCTCTCAAGTGTCTGCAAGTAATGTTTCTTCTTCCATTACTGTTATATTCTTTGGGGGCCGTGACGACCGTGAAGCGCTTGCTTATGGTGTTCGCATGGCTGAGCATCCAGGTATCAAATTAACAGTCATCCACATCACAATGCAGCTTGAATCCGGTGGAGAGATTGCTGTGATTGAAATGAACGAGGGAAGTAATACTGAAAGTCGCTTACTCGATGAGAAAGTCCTAACTGAGTTCGAAATGCAGATACCCCAGAACCCTTCCCTAAAATACGAGAAGAGATTGCTTAGAAATTCTGCGGAAGTTGTGGCTGTTGTTCAAGAATTCAGTAAATGCAGTCTATATTTAGTTGGTCGCATGCAAACTGGTGTTGTGCAACCTCTTCTAAGCGGAAGTGGGGATTGTCCAGAACTTGGTACGATAGGAAGTTTATTAGTTTCACCAGATCTTTCCACAACAGCTTCCGTTTTGGTTGTTCAACAGTATTACAACCAGCCACCTTCAGATTTAGCTGTTGTTTCAGAAGATTAA